Genomic DNA from Cloeon dipterum chromosome 3, ieCloDipt1.1, whole genome shotgun sequence:
GGTGCTTAAAATCTGCATGTTAGGTGTATGATTTTGATCTACCGCAATTCTTCCAGCGATTCTTTTGtagcttttcattttcttttttcataattGTTAAACTTGAGAGCAAATCAGAGCAACTAATTAATGAGTTATTTGCAGAAAAAGGAAGCAGCTGGAACTGACGACACTCTTCCTGATGGCCTTGAAAGCAAAGTGATTGAAGTGACCTCTGATCAGCTGAAGGCCTTGACTGTAGTCCAGATCAAGAAAGTGCGATTGTTGATTGATGCAGGAATTCTCGCCAACGACCAAGAATTGATCGAGGTTGAGAAACTAAGGAACAACGCCCTCAGAGAGATTGGCAACATCACCCATCCTTCTGTGCCCATCAGCGATAATGAGGCAAGTAGTTGAAACTTCCAGATTCCCACCCACAAATGTTGCTGACTACGAATCTTTAGGACGAGAATAAGGTCGAGCGCACATTTGGCGATTGCgaaagcaggaaaaaatattcgcATGTAGATCTGATCCACATGATTGATGGCATGGATGGAGAAAGAGGAGCTGTTGTTGCTGGAGGACGCGGCTACTATCTGACTGTAAGTGATATAAccttaaaaaagtgaaaaaattacgTTGCATTTCAACAAGTTTTCGAGCTAATTTTGGACAGTCACATTTTTtaccttaaaaattttgtcacatAGAACCCtgtattttctgcaaaatcatATGagctttaataaattcattgttACAAGTCTTAATTATCTCACAATTCTCACAGGGTCCAGCAGTTTTCCTAGAGCAAGCGCTCGTTCAATTGGCCCTCCGCAAGCTGCAGGAAAAGAACTACACACCCCTTTGCACGCCATTTTTCATGAGGAAGGAGATTATGCAAGAAGTGGCTCAATTGTCCCAGTTTGACGAGGAATTGTACAAAGTGACTCTTTCAATCTATGTTCAAAACTCgtttacttaattttaattttctctcacaGGTGGTTGGCAAGGGCAGTGAAAAGGCTGGAGATAAAGATTTGGAGGAAAAGTACTTGATTGCCACGTCGGAGCAGCCAATTGCCGCCTACCACAGAGGGGAGTGGATGGCTGAGTCCTCCCTGCCCATCAGGTATGCTGGTTTGTCCACTTGCTTCAGACAAGAAGTTGGATCTCATGGCCGGGACACCAGAGGCATTTTCCGCGTTCACCAATTCCAAAAGGTTCAAAATTCTAACACTCTGTAAAACTAAATGaagaattataattaattgttgaatttcttaataaaaatactatagaatcataatttttctcacgttTTAAATTACCTTTCAGGTTGAACAGTTTTGCATCACCTCGCCCCATGACAACAAATCATGGGAAATGATGGACGAAATGATTGGAAACGCTGAAGGATTCTGCAAGGACCTTGGCATCCCTTACCAGATTGTCAACATCGTGTCAGGTGCCTTGAATCACGCCGCCTCCAAGAAGCTGGATCTTGAGGCGTGGTTCCCTGGATCGGGTGCCTTCCGCGAGCTTGTCTCCTGCAGCAACTGTCTGGATTACCAATCCAGGAGGCTCCTCATCAGATATGGCCAAACCAAGAAGATGAACGCAacggtaatttttaataattggttGCACTTTATATTTGAGACTAGCATGCCTTTTGGGTACCTCACAATCTCTAGAATAATTTATGTCTGATCcaagtaaaatttatgttgTACTTGTTCAGAGTAATAagcaatatatatattcactaaatgcaattattaaaaaaaattgttcaattaaaCTACCAACCAAACTGatccaaagtaaaaaatatggtttaaaaaaaatcgttttttgtAAAGCTGTTCTTGAGTAAAAATTCGCtctcaagaatttttattgttggttTGAATGCCTTCCCTTTGAAGTATGagtatttcatatttatatttttttctaagttGTGAGCTAACTAAGAAGGTAATTATTTGTGTGATCTCTTTATTTGGTGCTTATATTAATTCAATCCAATGTTCTTTCAGACTGAGTATGTCCACATGTTGAACGCGACCATGTGTGCCACAACTCGAGTGATCTGCGCCATCCTTGAGAACTATCAGACGGAAACTGGAATAAAAGTTCCCGAAGTGCTGAAACCGTACATGCCTGCAGGTATAAATTCTCTTCCTCAAATTGTCTCTGATACTAACTGCTCATGTTAATATCTAGTTTACCAAGATGAAATTCCATTCGTCAAGACGGCACCGATTGAAGAAACAGaaacaaagaaaggaaaaaagcagGCTGGGAAGCTCAAGCAAGGAGAGGAGTAAAAcacgaattttgatttttcacagACTCTATAACCTAATTCACGGTCAGGGTGATTTTAAGTGACGATTGTTTGAAAGTGTCAATTGGTAACTGTTGCTAGATTTAACTACATTTCTGTTGGAAGGCGTCCTTAAAggaccctttttaatttcaatcatttttctatttattgcTATTGAAATTCAGTAAACAAAACCTCCAACGaattttcaagtgttttatttatcaGATGATACTGTATTATGTGAAAGACTATGGGCAATGCCCATTttgatcaattaaattaatattataccATCATATGAAGGTGACAAGAGAtacaaaagataaatattgaCATGGTGTTAGATTAATTTGCTGAACTGAGTGATGAGAAATACCAGCTTGTGCCAGGCCACATATTGTCAGCACCTTTTGTGATTAATTTCCACGTTGTCATGAATCTGACATGGCTATTGATCTTTGCTCACCCTTTTCTAAGCAAAGTCGTTGCCCTCCGCTTGCAAAgaaattgatggaattttgCATCTAATAtacgctttttaatttttcgacaCACTAAGAAATGGCTACATCCTCAAGCTTAATcatcataatttaatgaatgaaaataattcccactaatttccaattaatatttaaacaaaacgatgtcaaaacaatttttgaccTGCGTTGAATGGTCACTTCCGCATTTTGACGTGCGTGCGTGCATAAAAATCAAAGACAATATATGATCAAAGCGCCGCTTAAATTAGTAATGATGCCATGGGGGTAGGTAGCTTGTTTTCGTTAATGTACGGCATGCGCCGGGGGAAGTGGGGACGTTGACTGTCCATAGGAGTGCATATATCATAGCTACACTTGTTGTATCGACCTCTTTATATACCAACGCTCATTCCCCGCAACATAGAcagacaatggaaaatccgttcgcaAGTGAGTCAGTAGTGACAATGACTCGCGTTGGCACCAACGCAATTTCCAGCGCGCTCCGTGACTGACCTGAAAATTAGCTCCAAAATGTATGAAAAATCGCTCAGGATCAACTTGTGTGCCATTTTCTTCGCcatattaacaatttttgtgcCGAAAAGCAATCAGCAAACACAAGAGACGGCGTTGTGCAACAAGAATTTTGTGAGTActctacttttaaaattaaatgagccaccaactataaattttcaataaaaagtcTAATTCTGCAACTTTAGAACGAAGATGCTTAGAGTGTCAGGAGTCAGGATCATTTAGATAATTTTGTGGCCAGCATTATCGCAGATTTGAggcatttttgcacaaattatttttagctttccCCTGGAATATCTCATTTAAAGCTGTAAAATAgtcaataaaaaagcaacaataAATTGATCATCGtcttcaatattttacaacgAGGTGcccaagagcaaaaaatatgaccAGTAGAagcccttttttaatttttcttaattaatttgatgtcgggcaaataaataaactataaTAATAAGTGATATGTTTTTCTGTTCCCCCTGCAGTATGAAAATGACAAGTTATaagtttttagttaaatttaatattctagCTGAGCTCATTTtggtattatttaatattctgtaattatttaaatagaattACAATCCAACAACCCTTCGATGTGAGGAAGTATCCCAAGAAGGGCGACCGCCTGGATTATTAGAATCCCTCCCAGAGCCCGACGTTCCTATGGGTCCAGCAAACCTTCCACCGCTGATCCCGCCGCTGATCCCACCGCTGATTCCACCGCTGATTCCACCGTTGCCCCCATTTACAATGAGGCCTCCGCCAGACAACCCTTCGCCAGCCACTTCTGCACCTGAAATACCGGCTCCAACACCTCCACCTCAAGAGtaagaaatcaaaatattttttcctttggacagaaaaattatcagatATACCTGacagaatttaatatttatgcaacATTATTAGACCTGCGGCAGAGACTACTACGAAAACTATGACGACAGTTGCAACCCTTGAAGCAACTACaggtttggaatttttattgtggaaATTATGTCCCATGTATGAAATGCACGGTCACGTCATTTACAAACAGTTAATGACTTTGTTACCTTGAATATGCCCGTGTTCTGCATATGGTTacgtttttaatgttaattacTGTTTTCACCCATGTATCCATGGCAACTAAAACGAcagtgaattatttatttgatcttctgcacctaaaaaattagattatgCATTGTGCGAAGCACACACGCACAACTATAGTTGTATACTTATTGCCAGATTTCTTTTGACACATttatatatgtttttttattcttctcgtGTTCACTTTGCAGAATTTTTATGTAGTTTTCAactatctaaaaaatatttatgcccTTAAATTTGtcatctcttttttaattaagggtttttaatttatatatctaTAATAAGAAATATACTGTGCATGCACAGACATAAAATGTTGCTTTTTTCTACTCgattgaatgaattccaaccTTATAAAATAGCATCAGCTCCTGCACCCACCGAAGCACCAACTACCGTTGCAACAACGGTACCCGCGACTGCTACTCCTGAGACAACCACCACAGCGACAACGGCTGCGGCTGAGACAACTGCTACCGCGACCAATACTGCCGCGACCACTGCCGCGGCGGCCACAGAGCCGACAAAGGCCGCAGAGGTGACCAAAGCTACAGAGGCTACCAATGCTCCGGAGGGTGGTGCGGATGGTGCCGCCGAAGGAGGTGAGGAGGAGGTCGAAGAACTGGTGGAAACAGGCGAGTTGGTGTCCATTTTCTCTGAGGGGGTCTTCGGACACAAACGCCTTGACCCCAGAAATACAATTTGGGGCCCCAAAGCTTCAAGtagttatgcaacccgcttaTCAACCATACCAGTAGTCAGTTTCCGTAGTACCGCAAGCCGTAGCAAAGGCATATCCATCACTAGGGACGTAGAAAAAATCGACCCCAAGATGCAAGCAACCCAGTCGATGTCGCCGACCGGCAGATACCGCTTTCCTCGTCAAGTTAAAGCAGCTGACGCTTTTGAACCTGATGAATCCGCCTTCAGCCCGCCTGCTTTTGTAAATATCACCGCAGTTACCGAAACCCCCAGCAGCACGTCAGCTTTTCTGACCCAATCGACCTCTTCAGATACGCTGccggagcagcagcagaacgACGTTTTCGACCCTGTCTTTACCACTCCCACCACCACCACTGCAACCTCCTCTATAGCTCCCGTTCCGGACTTTTTTGCCCCGGTTGAGACAACGACCCCCACAACCACTACCTCAACCACTACTGTCTCTCCGCAAACAAGCCCAACTCTCCCTTCGTCAAGCCGACTGCCTCCACTGTCTATGACGGAGCCTGTTCCACCAAACGTCGACGAATACTGCCACGAGTGTGACGACTCCCCTCCGCATCTCAGCAATCTCTGCGACTTTAACGATGGAGCTTTTATAAACGCGTGAGTGACCCAATCGCCTGAATTTcataccaaaataaaaaagtttcaattatattttcatcgaaatttctgttaaagcaaaatatatcACACTTTCAAAATATAGACTCAtgaattgatataaaaaagcCCAAGGTTCTAAGCATAAATTTACCATTTCAAATCAGAAACTTCCTATTCAGAaaataagtataaaatttaagggaaaatatactcagttaaattcaaattttaactcaaGTTACTCCAGCCCATTGACTAGCATTGTTCTAGCATTCCTAGTTGGTGTCAAGGCaatgaaagataaaaatttgagcataTCGGGGATCTATTACTGGCtatacccaatgtcagagaaggcaaaggtggttaatttagaGACTCGCTGAGAGATCTCATCACTTGCTAGTTTTTGCACTTTCCCAGCAGCTTATGTAGTCAAAAaagtctggcgtttcaataaaagtcctcggtgcgagGAGGCAAAAAGATAGCCACATTGGGttcaagctcctctgcggccaatCTGGCCCCATATGTTATCCACTCGGTGGTGTTATTGACgagaagtgctgagcagaggcaaaaaaataaattaaaaaatcacttcgAAACAGAACTACCATTGTTCTATATCTTACTtttctataattaaaatttgaattttacgtTGTCTCAGTTGTGGCAAGTGTGTCGAAGGTAAGACAGGCCTGCCAGCCACCCTGGGGCTCAACCTGTGTGGTCATTGCGCTCAGTCAAGTCCAGCCGACTGCGTGGGCCAATGCTTGGCCACCAACATCACAGTCAGCATGGACAACTGCGGCCACTGTCTGCCGGTGGACGGAAACAACCGCGACCGTGAGTGGCAATATTTTCCttgtctaaaaatataacGTTTTTTCGTTCATATGCAGAGTGTGTCAGCATCACGCGGGCGTTGCCCTCACTGATTGACAGGTGTACCACGAAGCAGCAGAACGTCGTGCTCACTCTCACTGGGGCAGGATTAAATATGCAAAGCCTCGCAGGGGTTGAGTGCTCGCTGATGCTCGACGGAAAAGAGGTATGAGCTTCCCGTTTAATTGATACGGCGGCGGACGTCCCTAAAGGGGAAGAAGAGCATGATATATTTGTTACGCATTCATCGAAAAGGAAATGGAGAGAggcagtgtttttttattcctttctgtagaaataatattgagacgagattttataaattggtacgagtttttgaaaaatttgcccGATTTCATTCGGActaggggggggggggggttggtacaattacaaattaaaattcctggaacacgaattgtaattttaaacaaaaacttcCACGTGTAAAAAGAATTAGATTAATTGAATAATCAGTTTAACGCAGTTGAACCTTAACAATTGAtcccaatttttttagtcTTCTCAAACTTAATAATATCAGTAAAGGATAAAAATGTCATATCGAATGTTGGTTTAGAACTTATACTTAACCCAGCAAAACTAATCTCATGAACAAAATTAGACCTCTACAGTGTTCTAAATCAGCTTGCTGGCCATTAATAAATGACAGAGTCTCGATCCCCTTTGGAACAAAGCAGAGCTAAAAGAGAAGACGCGCCTTTAATAATGCACGACAGCTAGTCTGCTGGCGCGTCGCGTCGCAAAAAGGCCTGTTTTTGTGCTCTGCaggtaaaataattgaagGTTTCGATCGACCGGTTGGTTCGCTTTTGCAGTTAGCCGCCGACGGGGTGTTGCGAGCTACCCCTCGTGAATCATCGCTCGACGTTGAGACTGGCGTTCCGCAGCGCCAGGGCCGACACAAAATCCACTGCCGCGAGCCTACCAACGAGCTCGTCACGGCCGCGTTCGTCAACGTGGTTGACAGCTCGACGTTGGCTGTCACCAATGTCCAACCAGCCACGCTCTCTGTTGGCACTGAAGTCCAGGTCAGAAGACgctcattcattttaaaataaacataccAACAAAGAAAATGTTAGTTATTTTTCGTGGCATGAATAGAGCAGCGACCGCTAAACAACAAACGCGTATAGTTTTTACTAAGAGTTTTTGTTTAACTAATTCACATTTTGCCTTCCTCTTAATAGTGAATAggcttttttccaatttcacgCCTGATCTTGTCACTTCTAAAAAAGTGCGTATCTTGGAGTCGGCtatacataaatttaaaagaattcttGGGAGGTTTTGTAATCTGCTATCCAGTTTTTacgataataaaataaatgatttataaTGATGACTTAAATAATAACGTAAGGGGTTCAATGACCTGATTATATACTTAACTAATTAGTAATAGatttaaactgttttaatttattaaataatatctcgTTGTCGTTGGATGAAAATTAGCATGCATGCCCGACTGAGCTATTATAGTCTGTTTCTGCGGCAGTTAGTTTAAGCTTATCCATTCAAACTGCCATTTTAATGCCTCTTTTACTTATTGGTCGTTTGCCTTTGCGAGTTAATAAAGAGGGGACGTGGGCAGTAAAGAGCGCGAATTAATTGCGcgagtaataaaattaatttaacggCGAATGCAGCGCGTCATTAACCAAAGTTGCTCGTCGTTTGCCTAGCTAAGTGCAACAGTTCCGCGTGCCACCGCAAATCACCGCCTCCTGTGTGCTCTATGGTCCAGAAAGGGGCTGATAACGATGGTGCCGGCGTTCGCTGCAGAAGGGTCAGTGAAATGCACACGTATCCAGATGACCGACGCTGGCAGGTTCCAATTGAGGGTCGTCGCCTCTGAGTACGCAGCCATGACGAagtaattctaaaaaaatagacTAGTTATCTACTTTTGagcattttacatttataagaaaaaaaatactgatttaACCGAGCTATGCTTAGTGATATAAAACTTCTCGATCTGTTTCTCAAGACAAAGCTGTGCTTTGGGTGGCGAAGTGGTGGTCCAGGCCAGTGCTCCAATACTAATATCGTCACTTCTGTCACCGGATCTGCGAGCGATTTGGTTCGACTTCGATCAGAGTGTGGAGGGGCCGACCGAGTGCGACAAGATATTTTCGACACCCTCGCTGAAACTTTTGGGGCAAGGTATGCGTAACATAAACACACGCTCTTCTTGCTATTGTGTTGGCAGAAAGTTTGAGTCGTCAAAACTTGTCTGTCTGTGCACGTAAAAATGCTTGTCAGCACGTCGACAAAGTTTGGAAAGGTTCACCGGAGCAAAAGCAAATTCTATTCTACAGGTGTCGTGTGCGAGTTCGCTGGAGCGCGTTTGGTGGCCAAGCTGGGCAAAAAGCCGACGATCCAGTCAGGCGGAAAAGTGCAAATCGTCGTGGAGAATGGCATCAGACGGGCTGGCACCGTCGACGCAGACACCGCCCAGACGCTCACCGGTGTTTTCGCTTCTGTCACCCTCCATCCGGCTGCGGTGAGTGTACAGGAAGGACCGTAGTCAAAGAACGCAGCCCCCAAAAAATTTCTCTCCTGACTGAAATTAAGTCTACCACAATTCACATAGCTATTGGTCTCTAATGTGCTAGCTTCATCCTCCAGATTTCCATCCCAGCTAGatgttttatgtaatttttcgGTCGcagtttataaaaatgtttgccgTATTTCGCACCAGCCCGTATTTTGTTGCCCTCGGCAGAGTGCGTTTGAATCGAAACCAATTTTCCAGGTGGCCGTGCCTCGGTATCGAATTATCCCTTCGAATCCCACGTGCGACACACCTGGAGCCAGCAATTCCGTCGCAGAAATCCGCATCGTGCCGGAGGACGGCCGCGAACTGAACGCCAGCATGAGAGTCTCCTTCAACAAGGGCAACGACATTCAGCACCAGAGACGCAATTTGTTTCTTTGGAGGACGATCCGCGAGATGGGAGATCAACTGGTGAGGCAGCAAAAGGAGGGCAGCAGTAACAGACTAGTCATCAACTCATCCTTGGTGAGATTAGGAATTAATCGATTTATCTCATCCCTTTCGGGGCAGAGATAAAGTTTGAATGTCGAACTCTTTCAAAGCTTCTCGTTTCAAAGTTTAAGAAACTTTTTCTTTCCAAGTGTAAATTGAGATCTTCCCTCAGACTCTTTAATTCTGCGTCTGTTTTTGCCTTCCGTTTGACAAGCTGGTGCCCAACGTGGAGTATCGAATTACCGTCTGGGCGGCCGACATGATGGGCACGCAAGGCGAGGAGCGTGAAGTTTTGGTCCAGACAGATCAGCAGTCAGGCAAGCAGCAGCCAACCCAACTAATTATCCTCGGTCCGGAGACGACACGGGTTGATGTCGAGCTGAGGGCAGAGGCTAAACTCGTAACTTGCGATCCGAGGGCCGCCCCTCCGGCGAAAATCAAGGTTTTACTCACTTCCAATCCTCCCTTATAACCAAATTCAACTTTGACAAACTGATGCTATATTAAGGCATGGAGTTATATTGGTATCTTTACCCTCAACTTTGTTGGCTtcgaaattataaatttgtccCAAGAGattgaaaaaagattttacttaatttcaaTACTTCTGCTACAAATTTATACCATACAAGTAATGTTATAAGAGACagtatgtatatttttgtagtttttctGGGGCGTATTGGCCGCTGGTGGACCGCTTCCCATTAAAACGTCCCAACAAGGTCGTGTTCTTCGATTGCCTCCGTTTTCCATGAAGGGCGGAGTGCCACATCAGATCTCGTGCTCAGCGTATCTTGAATCCGATCTTTCACTACCATTAGCCAcggtaaaatattcattaaaaccTCTTAAGCTCTATCTATTATTTAATCAACAAAGTTATTCCTATTTctgttcaaaatgaaataaatatgtttctGCTTCCACACCAATGTGTTTTTTCGTGAGAATTTAAACAGTGAtgactggaaaataaattagggcACTTTGGTGGTGTTGACGACGTCAGCGGGTGTGGAGGCACGTGTTTCAACCACCGCTGTGAGCATCGGCACGAATCAAGAGCTGATTCTGGACGGCAGCAAATCAGCCGATCTAGACGCGTACCCTGGGCCCCTGCAGGTAAGCGGCGAGCAATCCGCTTCACATTTAGGACCgaccggttgcatactctGGCTCTCCGTTTCAGTTCGCTTGGGAGTGCGCACGCGAAGGTACAGCCTGCTTGCTTCCAAGGGCGGGACCCACTCTCCTTCGAAATGTTTACAAGATGGAGCTGTCCCGGAGCGTCCTGAGGTTGCCACCTGGGGCtttggcagttggagagtgagACAAAATGCctcctaaaataaaaagagaggaaatcAGATTGCTGCCATAACTGAGAAAATTGCCTTCATTGACTTTTTGtgtcaaataatatttttttaaaaatatatattttaaaaaagcaaataactCTATTCTATTTATGTTACTTTACtgttaagaaataatttttgcagccTGGTAAATGTATTCATTTACTTGGTTTTTCTTGCTTAGTCAAAGTAATACATATatagtacataaaattaaaataaaaacagatcTATTTATCAAATCAATTTACTGAATCtgctcataaatattttatgcaatgAAGATTGAAAGAGTTAAGTAATTAACATTGTTATCTCTGCGTGTTCTCTTTTCTATTTGGTGGTTTCAGGCATACATTTACTCTGCGAGTTAGTAGACCTGCAAGTGGCAATACGGCGGCAATCTCGTCCCGCACAGAAGTGAAAGTTCGCGTGCTGCGGGGGTCTTCGCCATCGATTCGCTTGCTCAAAACGATCCGCCAGCCCGTGGACCCGACCGCAAACACACAGGTACACGCGCTGCTCGAGGGCCTGAGGGGCCGCTGCTGGGCTAAGTGGCGGTCGGCGGCCAAAGCGGCGGGTGAGGTGCCCCTTGATTTGGACCAATCGCCAACTATGTGGGAAGAGAACTCGGATCGGGAGAGCAACAGGTGCTTAAAGCCGCTTGAAGCTCGATGCTCCTCCACATTTGAACTGTTCAGATTAGAGACCTGagatattttctgttttaactAGAATTagcatttgattaaattaatgcgtttattatttatgtcttctaaattttgaaatatataatgtttaatttgttatcTGCTATTGGATTGAAGATTTTAACATCTAGAACAattctgcaaattttattttggctccTTTTTAGGgtgtatattttcaaataaaccaCTCTTCCATCCCGTTTGTTGTTAATAAGAGACTGAAATTCTATCtagaaagtttattttatcatataaAATCTCTCTTTGATATGCTTTTGACTTCAAATAAGACTAGATATATCGATGTAGAAATATTAACTAGCTCAGGGCTCTAAATTCTACAATTCGAATGCAAAATGTTTGATCCGTCAACAGGGAATTTGTGCTCACTTTGGCGGTGGGAAAGCTTACGGCCGGTGCCTATCATCGCATTGTCCTGGATGCTGCGTGCTCGCAAACGCCAGATAAACCAGCCTTGAATAGGGCTTCGCTGGAATTGGAGTTCAAAGTGGCAACTGTGCCTTCACCACCGACCATATCTGTGAGTTTGCTATCTTCTCCCATTAACGCAGACTGGTAATTTGAGAGCCAAACCCACACCAAAAATAGCATAGTTCAGTGTTTCAGGCTGCCTCATAGATGTATTGTTTATCATTtctgtaattaatttctacaCTGCTTGTGTTTCTAAAGCTAGTACCAAAATAAGGGCATAAAGCCTTCAAttatagataaaaatatgttcGTTTGACGATCAAAGGTGCATCCTCTATTTGGAGAAGCGCTGCAAACACTTTTCACGATTTCCGTCGAGACCGAGGGTGCGACCACCCTGAGGTCAGGGTCCGAGCAACCTGGCAGGCTGCTCTACGAATTCGGGTGGCGGGAGGCGGGCAAGACGAAGATCCAATCTCTGCAAACCTCCCTCTACGATCTCTCAGCGCAGACCTTGCTTCATTGTGGTAGGTGCAACAAACCGTGTTTTCCTAACGAGTTAATTTGTGGTTTAGTTAAATATGTAGACCTGCAATTTTCCTTGGTTGTTGTGCAAAGTTTAGCGATCTAGAACTAGCCGAGTGCAAATTAAAAGGCATGAAATTTCACACTTGCAGAGGGTGGAGCCGGCGAGTGTTCGGTGGTGCCG
This window encodes:
- the LOC135939964 gene encoding uncharacterized protein LOC135939964 isoform X2, whose product is MYEKSLRINLCAIFFAILTIFVPKSNQQTQETALCNKNFNYNPTTLRCEEVSQEGRPPGLLESLPEPDVPMGPANLPPLIPPLIPPLIPPLIPPLPPFTMRPPPDNPSPATSAPEIPAPTPPPQEPAAETTTKTMTTVATLEATTASAPAPTEAPTTVATTVPATATPETTTTATTAAAETTATATNTAATTAAAATEPTKAAEVTKATEATNAPEGGADGAAEGGEEEVEELVETGELVSIFSEGVFGHKRLDPRNTIWGPKASSSYATRLSTIPVVSFRSTASRSKGISITRDVEKIDPKMQATQSMSPTGRYRFPRQVKAADAFEPDESAFSPPAFVNITAVTETPSSTSAFLTQSTSSDTLPEQQQNDVFDPVFTTPTTTTATSSIAPVPDFFAPVETTTPTTTTSTTTVSPQTSPTLPSSSRLPPLSMTEPVPPNVDEYCHECDDSPPHLSNLCDFNDGAFINACGKCVEGKTGLPATLGLNLCGHCAQSSPADCVGQCLATNITVSMDNCGHCLPVDGNNRDQCVSITRALPSLIDRCTTKQQNVVLTLTGAGLNMQSLAGVECSLMLDGKELAADGVLRATPRESSLDVETGVPQRQGRHKIHCREPTNELVTAAFVNVVDSSTLAVTNVQPATLSVGTEVQLSATVPRATANHRLLCALWSRKGLITMVPAFAAEGSVKCTRIQMTDAGRFQLRVVASEYAAMTKQSCALGGEVVVQASAPILISSLLSPDLRAIWFDFDQSVEGPTECDKIFSTPSLKLLGQGVVCEFAGARLVAKLGKKPTIQSGGKVQIVVENGIRRAGTVDADTAQTLTGVFASVTLHPAAVAVPRYRIIPSNPTCDTPGASNSVAEIRIVPEDGRELNASMRVSFNKGNDIQHQRRNLFLWRTIREMGDQLVRQQKEGSSNRLVINSSLLVPNVEYRITVWAADMMGTQGEEREVLVQTDQQSGKQQPTQLIILGPETTRVDVELRAEAKLVTCDPRAAPPAKIKFFWGVLAAGGPLPIKTSQQGRVLRLPPFSMKGGVPHQISCSAYLESDLSLPLATGTLVVLTTSAGVEARVSTTAVSIGTNQELILDGSKSADLDAYPGPLQFAWECAREGTACLLPRAGPTLLRNVYKMELSRSVLRLPPGALAVGEHTFTLRVSRPASGNTAAISSRTEVKVRVLRGSSPSIRLLKTIRQPVDPTANTQVHALLEGLRGRCWAKWRSAAKAAGEVPLDLDQSPTMWEENSDRESNREFVLTLAVGKLTAGAYHRIVLDAACSQTPDKPALNRASLELEFKVATVPSPPTISVHPLFGEALQTLFTISVETEGATTLRSGSEQPGRLLYEFGWREAGKTKIQSLQTSLYDLSAQTLLHCEGGAGECSVVPVVKVCDSQAVCSSSEAAPVRVSKPTTISQYNLDLTANKIEELLDARRVGSAFTWSRGAILTVRDVPGTEQAAHQLSQRVETSFARTISDMERRLGSGNANAMLQMLDGEKFSLLQHEPLPLSTIAAALDAFSERISTAINSRAPKVIPRRFMASVPSPPTWPNPRRKRQEESDEQNNVGLQEVSKSVCEAEEAIFRLNSSDRAEAASLLGHRLGSFLRSLCAGPSGTTLRARLVTLATAALPQDQRLRVPLPRNHAADGQINSDQREEDEEESAAYVQVFDVNSETETDEAEAEAEEACLGVTLTADVNVANVSAADNSRTAVVLQVYEFQHRGRPNARELHIDIPLDATTDDPRQIWMCARWNVDDPVGQWLTNECQSLSTQPARLTCLCPLQSGSYSAVLTTVHVDEPENEQPHAAHEQIHQQVDGPPGETTTRAAADESVRTSQTEKLHLDEADKQDFLQHLVFMQNEDKRPSPIFEVPQKPEGPHSQRLSSNLITFTVQSDLVAAAQFQPTSDLEARIKKQMAKQLNLPELMIAECTAERGTISVRFSHPREEIVNRAVKDLVRLLKLGRLDLKGLDNERLRIPPQAVPGYQFEEGGNSFTPGPSGPVTDTGTTSTSTFLPPTTRRADTTVAGPESTSTTTTQRNVAGDAEWVEADVYDENLIKADQNMMYGVYAGAGVSVLILLVVILKSCIDLCMGKPADWGDLPGNGQEIPGEKMRKTAADDAPLYRPIQYPDEIQAALAQVNSSISVQLGQTALTGSEYDPAEYIDSTLPGRPYRVQ